From the Glandiceps talaboti chromosome 12, keGlaTala1.1, whole genome shotgun sequence genome, one window contains:
- the LOC144443180 gene encoding protein FAM169B-like, whose protein sequence is MVEAVDKGIGPFSDLLVKGKRKTTAVDEEETHPEPKKASRSEDLYVIDLLEKEEDNDSDGRRDKYYASTKSIDPENAEVFHCKYCSADVHCIKANILSCMMFGDYLAKDSHSVLLLYCWDCQPEDRAIAVYMMDKWWPTEDILRSATHKQNGWIKVTTFGERVALFVLNRIIFKQLECNDDDVTYLSHTSNENAKLLWKNSQAIAFYTYKTKGTAVMKACPYVWEIPAVDTIFVRKEYRHQGFATSLLVDFLETFPKENIGLINPISDAMMAVCYKFLLSNQEHRDRMWYCVPPGGEGYRGNLWLKFISNRRQRTCSDEEKSGSSESSKSKHLKDKKK, encoded by the exons ATGGTTGAAGCAGTAGATAAAGGTATTGGCCCGTTTAGTGATCTGCTTGTGAAAGGCAAACGAAAAACAACAGCAGTGGATGAAGAGGAGACACATCCAGAACCAAAGAAAG CCTCCAGGAGTGAAGATTTGTATGTCATTGACCTTCTGGAGAAAGAGGAAGACAATGATAGTGATGGAAGGAGAGACAAATACTATGCATCTACCAAATCTATTGACCCAGAAAATGCAGAGGTGTTTCACTGCAAATACTGCTCTGCTGAT GTTCATTGCATAAAAGCTAATATCTTGTCATGTATGATGTTTGGAGATTATCTTGCCAAGGATTCACATAGTGTACTTCTTTTGTATTGCTGGGACTGTCAACCTGAAGACAGAG CTATTGCAGTATATATGATGGATAAATGGTGGCCAACAGAAGATATCCTAAGGTCAGCAACCCACAAGCAAAATGGATGGATCAAG gtaACAACATTTGGAGAAAGAGTAGCACTTTTTGTTTTGAATCGCATCATTTTCAAGCAGTTGGaatgtaatgatgatgatgtcaccTACCTGTCGCATACAAGCAATGAAAATGCTAAATTATTGTGGAAAAACAGTCAAGCTATAGCATTCTATACATACAAGACAAAAG GTACTGCAGTAATGAAAGCTTGTCCGTATGTTTGGGAAATTCCTGCTGTTGACACTATATTTGTTCGTAAAGAGTACAGACATCAGGGATTCGCCACCTCACTTTTGGTTGATTTCCTGGAGACTTTTccaaaagaaaatattggtTTAATAAACCCAATCTCGGATGCAATGATGGCAG tttGCTACAAGTTCCTCTTATCCAATCAAGAACACAGGGACCGTATGTGGTATTGTGTTCCTCCAGGTGGGGAGGGTTACCGTGGAAATCTGTGGTTGAAGTTCATAAGCAATCGAAGACAACGTACATGTAGTGACGAAGAGAAAAGTGGCAGTTCAGAGTCATCAAAGTCTAAACATCTCAAAGACAAGAAAAAGTAG
- the LOC144443210 gene encoding peptidyl-glycine alpha-amidating monooxygenase-like, with protein MLFIMAIRNQAGNHPIRLFVSVLLVISMVQCIPYYDRPHRVDPTREEDVFRIDLLMPHVSPKQPDTYLCTSVEMPDDELYIVKYEPMASMNHVHHLILYGCEEPYSYKESWPCEMHTCLNGGKIIYAWARNAPELELPKDVGFQVGGEGHSKYLVLQLHYNVVDDFVAGATDNSGVGIFMTYSPQMFVAGIFLLVSMNVDIVPGENQIHSDVYCPYEERPRIHAFAFRVHTHTHGQVVAGYRIRNGRWSVLGKANPQWPQAFYPMEDQIDIQSGDSLAARCTFSGESVKSHIHAGPTSHDEMCNFYIMYYMAAGNGDIKQACSRRAQHIQFPADSDIPPLANQFLQDEMEQHQTDDDDDDGGDDDDDDHDDLYNLYEYYGDLFNHRGDTEDNIETATKPEKTTEIITNIDSSKDKEDENDKNQDDDKKESESEEDIVKEDEQTTSQPKNSKDEPSKDVYSEVEEWPSLDITLGQITAVDVDLNGDIVFFHRADRSWGARTFDFNNKYRDADSGAIDSNTIITVDSITGQIKHQWGSGLFYLPHGLTIDNDGNVWVTDVALHQVFKFPPGGSDSPVLQLGTKLEPGKDDEHFCKPTAVAVEVATGNFYVSDGYCNTRVIKYSKSGEKLFQWGKPTPHSRTGKGFPPPGKFNLPHGLALAEDKQQICVADRENGRVQCFQTSDGTFVKEYHPQQFDGRVYAIDYQPINGGLLYVVNGEKEKPGSSAPQAMVLQFDTGEVLETWQPKQGLSRPHDIAVSAVNSQVYICELDPHRLWKFVKGGNDSSVDPLKTKTLGENFLEEEQKPDALASTGDPDSGMVPTLVIMTLLAIPIALLALAIVLLRLRAQGKLRVHNLKGLLNGYRSTNHSVNLGSFFNRHKGFSKLNTEDNDLDGNNLSEDSDVDEYTAMNVNRNSQNL; from the exons ATGTTGTTTATAATGGCTATCAGAAACCAAGCAGGAAACCATCCAATCAGACTCTTTGTTTCAGTACTTCTAGTTATATCAATGGTGCAATGTATACCATACTATGATAGGCCACACAGAGTTGATCCTACAAGAGAAGAAGATGTCTTTAGAATAGATCTATTAATGCCTCATGTATCACCAAAACAG CCTGATACATATCTCTGTACATCAGTTGAAATGCCAGATGATGAGCTGTACATTG TAAAATATGAACCTATGGCCAGCATGAATCATGTTCACCATTTAATTCTATATGGGTGTGAGGAACCATACTCCTATAAAGAAAGTTG GCCTTGTGAAATGCATACCTGTCTAAATGGTGGAAAGATAATTTATGCATGGGCAAGGAATGCCCCAGAGTTGGAACTTCCAAAAGATGTTGGATTCCAAGTTGGTGGAGAAGGACATTCTAAATATCTAGTCTTACAGTTACATTATAATGTTGTAGATGACTTTGTGG CCGGTGCAACAGATAATTCTGGAGTTGGAATTTTCATGACATATTCACC ACAAATGTTTGTAGCTGGTATTTTCTTGCTTGTCTCCATGAATGTTGATATTGTACCTGGTGAAAATC AGATTCATTCAGATGTGTACTGTCCATATGAGGAAAGACCACGAATCCATGCATTTGCATTCCgtgtccacacacacacccatggACAAGTAGTGGCTGGCTATCGAATCAGAAATGGCAGATGGTCAGTTCTAGGGAAGGCAAACCCACAATGGCCTCAG GCATTCTACCCAATGGAAGATCAAATTGATATCCAATCAGGAGATAGCTTAGCTGCAAGATGTACATTTTCTGGTGAATCAGTGAAGAGTCATATACATGCAGG ACCAACAAGTCATGATGAAATGTGTAACTTCTACATTATGTACTATATGGCTGCTGGTAATGGTGACATCAAACAAGCCTGTTCCAGAAGAGCACAACATATCCAGTTCCCAGCAGATTCTGACATCCCACCACTTGCCAATCAGTTCCTGCAGGATGAAATGGAACAACATCaaacagatgatgatgatgatgatggtggtgatgatgatgatgatgatcatgatgactTGTACAATTTGTATGAGTATTATGGCGACTTATTTAATCATAGAGGTGACACTGAAGACAACATAGAAACTGCAACAAAACCAgagaaaacaacagaaattaTCACCAATATTGATAGCTCAAAAGACAAAgaagatgaaaatgataaaaatcaagACGATGataaaaaagaaagtgaaagtgaagaaGACATAGTAAAGGAAGATGAACAAACAACATCTCAACCAAAGAACTCTAAAGATGAACCAAGTAAAG ATGTGTATAGTGAAGTAGAGGAGTGGCCATCACTTGATATAACACTGGGACAGATTACTGCAGTAGATGTAGACCTCAATGGTgatattgttttctttcatcGAGCAGACAGAAGTTGGGGTGCCAG AACATTTGATTTCAATAACAAATACCGTGATGCTGATAGTGGTGCCATAGATTCCAACACCATCATTACTGTAGATAGCATCACAGGCCAAATCAAACACCAGTGGGGAAGTGGTTTATTTTATCTACCACATGGCTTAACAATTGACAATGATGGCAATGTATGGGTCACAGATGTTGCTCTCCATCAAGTCTTCAAATTCCCACCAGGAGGTAGTGATTCACCTGTACTCCAACTAGGAACAAAACTAGAACCTGGTAAGGATGATGAGCACTTCTGTAAACCCACTGCTGTAGCTGTTGAAGTAGCCACTGGAAATTTCTATGTATCGGATGGATACTGCAATACACGAGTCATCAAGTACTCAAAATCAGGAGAAAAGTTGTTCCAGTGGGGAAAACCTACTCCTCATTCAAGAACAG GAAAAGGTTTTCCACCACCAGGAAAATTCAATCTCCCTCATGGACTTGCCCTGGCTGAGGACAAACAACAGATTTGTGTAGCAGACAGAGAAAATGGACGTGTACAGTGTTTTCAGACCAGTGATGGTACTTTTGTGAAAGAATATCACCCACAacaatttgatggtagagtgtaTGCCATTGACTACCAACCAATAAATG GTGGCTTGCTCTATGTTGTCAATGGAGAAAAAGAGAAACCTGGCAGTTCTGCACCACAGGCTATGGTTTTACAGTTTGATACTGGTGAAGTCTTGGAAACATGGCAACCTAAACAG GGATTGAGCAGACCACATGATATTGCAGTGTCAGCTGTTAACAGTCAAGTCTATATCTGTGAATTAGATCCACATCGGCTTTGGAAGTTTGTCAAAG GTGGTAATGATAGTTCTGTTGACCCTTTGAAAACCAAGACCCTTGGAGAGAACTTCCTTGAAGAGGAACAAAAACCTGATGCATTAGCATCTACTGGAGATCCAGATTCAGGAATGGTACCAACATTAGTTATCATGACACTATTGGCAATACCCATAGCTTTATTGGCATTGGCAATTGTTCTATTACGACTCCGTGCACAAGGCAAGCTACGTGTACACAACCTGAAAGGTTTGCTAAATGGGTACAGGTCCACAAACCATTCTGTAAATCTGGGATCTTTCTTCAACAGACATAAAGGATTCAGTAAATTGAATACAGAAGATAATGATCTAGATGGAAACAACCTGAGTGAAGATTCTGATGTTGATGAGTACACTGCCATGAATGTCAATAGGAACTCTCAGAACCTGTAG
- the LOC144443179 gene encoding uncharacterized protein LOC144443179, which produces MADEGKLMSPLQCSFTVGPRYTDLKPLGFGGNGLVCSAADSECDKHVAIKKISFSDRRSCRQALREIKIIRRLQHENIVRLYEILSANGNSVDLCNVPNLNEFRTVYLIQELLDTDLHRVIQSQTVSGPHIRLFMYQLFRGLKYIHSANVLHRDLKPSNLLINFEDLVLKIGDFGLARIIDPMYCHKGYLSENVSTRWYRSPELIITPNNYTKAIDMWSCGCILAEMLQGKPIFPGANEAEQISLILEAVPVPQDDIDKVFDLVPKNLLKNYHGQPKNPLRERFPNIDKDALNLLECLLTFDPRDRITAEEALMHPYLHTYSYPPDEPITDEPFCIESEVDDLSLATLKKIIFTESSNVQWQNNAVGIDNLGGMLDDLSIKENNESDDDLMNRSFTELDSLSLKELQDENMTSPNKLQEEFDRKMNEEEENMAFEKKLALDYESECSEKSDEDVKEDGIISENKIDKESHKLEEKLQMEEVEKEKFVEEGDTVVEKKEKCKLNVACSVKLKDNSDGEDRSEKEDSDDESKINIEEQEKFSIVHLKTDSEKEGKQNAEKGSSETSGVQKSRKEVVSVKRKINANSNYSNIQDDHYEREKTLENCLEIDRYLALNEDNGVALDVNLPDVKKKIRSRHISNDNYKHGSDDNAEGYTSPKLQHKMNEILKHEQERNNAVRLSLLGKQKGLEEYKQQLHIDLPIRDMERTSGPNSPRSPKMYSPRGEKSVRPKKYNSKTKGKQ; this is translated from the exons ATGGCAGATGAAGGAAAACTAATGTCACCCTTACAGTGTAGTTTCACAGTAGGACCACGGTACACAGACCTGAAACCACTAGGATTTGGTGGTAATGGTTTGGTGTGTTCTGCAGCTGACAGTGAGTGTGACAAACATGTCGCCATCAAGAAGATTTCCTTTAGTGATCGACGAAGCTGCAGACAAGCGCTGAGAGAAATCAAAATAATCCGGCGTCTCCAACATGAAAATATCGTCCGTCTATATGAAATTCTTAGTGCAAATGGAAACAGCGTAGATTTGTGCAATGTTCCAAATTTAAATGAGTTTCGTACAGTCTACCTTATACAAGAGCTGCTTGATACTGATTTACACAGAGTAATACAAAGCCAGACAGTTAGTGGGCCTCATATACGACTATTTATGTATCAGTTATTCAGAGGTCTAAAGTATATCCACAGTGCCAATGTCTTACACAGGGACTTGAAACCCAGCAATTTATTGATCAACTTTGAAGaccttgttttgaaaattgggGATTTTGGATTGGCTCGGATTATTGATCCTATGTATTGTCATAAG GGATATCTGAGTGAGAATGTATCCACACGGTGGTATAGATCCCCAGAATTAATTATTACACCTAACAACTACACCAAGGCCATTGACATGTGGTCCTGTGGCTGTATCCTGGCTGAAATGCTGCAAGGAAAACCAATCTTTCCTGGTGCTAATGAAGCTGAACAAATAAGCCTTATCCTAGAAGCTGTGCCTGTTCCACAAGATGATATTGACAAAGTTTTTGATCTAGTGCCTAAAAATCTCCTGAAAAACTATCATGGTCAACCAAAGAACCCTTTGAGAGAACGATTTCCAAACATTGACAAAGATG CTTTGAATCTTCTGGAGTGccttttgacctttgaccctagAGACAGAATCACAGCAGAGGAAGCATTGATGCAtccatatttgcatacttattCCTACCCACCCGATGAACCAATCACGGATGAGCCTTTTTGCATAGAAAGTGAGGTTGATGACCTTTCACTAGCAACTCTGAAGAAAATCATCTTCACAGAAAGTTCCAATGTACAGTGGCAGAACAATGCAGTAGGGATAGATAACCTGGGTGGTATGTTGGATGATCTCAGTATTAAAGAAAACAACGAATCGGATGATGACCTGATGAACAGAAGCTTTACAGAACTAGACAGCCTGTCTTTGAAAGAATTACAGGACGAGAACATGACATCACCAAACAAACTACAGGAAGAATTTGATCGCAAGATGAATGAAGAGGAAGAAAATATGGcctttgagaagaaactagcaTTAGACTATGAGAGTGAGTGTAGTGAAAAATCAGATGAAGATGTGAAAGAAGATGGGATCATTTCAGAGAATAAAATTGACAAGGAGTCTCATAAACTAGAAGAAAAGTTACAAATGGAAGAAGTGGAGAAGGAGAAATTTGTTGAAGAAGGCGACACGGTTgttgaaaagaaagagaaatGTAAGTTGAACGTCGCCTGTAGTGTGAAACTGAAAGATAACAGTGATGGAGAAGATAGGTCAGAGAAAGAAGACTCAGATGATGAGAGCAAGATCAATATTGAAGAACAAGAAAAGTTTTCTATTGTACATTTGAAAACAGACTCTGAAAAAGAAGGTAAACAAAATGCAGAGAAGGGGTCCAGTGAAACTAGTGGTGTACAGAAGTCTAGAAAAGAAGTTGTTTCTGTTAAAAGAAAAATCAATGCAAACAGCAACTACAGTAATATACAGGATGACCATTACGAACGAGAAAAGACCCTAGAAAACTGTTTAGAAATTGATCGGTACTTGGCTCTGAATGAAGACAATGGTGTTGCTTTGGATGTCAACCTACCAGATGTGAAAAAGAAAATCCGAAGCAGACACATTTCTAACGACAACTACAAACATGGTTCTGATGATAACGCGGAGGGCTACACTTCACCAAAACTGCAACACAAAATGAACGAGATTCTTAAACATGAACAGGAACGCAACAATGCAGTAAGATTAAGTTTACTAGGAAAGCAGAAGGGATTAGAGGAATACAAGCAACAACTTCACATTGATTTGCCCATTAGAGACATGGAACGTACAAGTGGACCCAACTCACCAAGATCACCCAAAATGTATTCTCCAAGAGGGGAAAAAAGTGTTAGACCAAAAAAATACAACTCAAAAACAAAAGGAAAACAGTGA